TGAGGAAAGAATCTTTCTTAAATTCTTTGATCTGAGCTCCCAGAGTTTTTAACATAACATCACATCCTTTTCAAAAAATAATTGATTTTTATTTGTTAGTGTGCTAACAATATAGTTATAAGGCATAAAAAAAAGAATGTCAATGTAAAAAATAATATTATTTCAGCAGGAGATAAATCATGCATACAGATACGATAGGATATAAAATACGTTTGATCCATAACCAGATCCATAAGCGGATGGAGGCAAAAAAACAGGAAAATGAAAAAGAACCACTTACGGGAATGCAGCGCTGGACGCTTGGATTTTTGCGGGATCATGATGGAAAGGATATCTATCAGAAGGATATTGAAACGGAATTTTCGGTATCGCGGGCAACCGCATCAAACATGCTTGCAGTCATGGAACGGAAAGGGCTGGTGCGCCGTGAGACGGTGGAGCATGATGCGAGGCTGAAGAAACTGGTGCTGACAGATAAAGCACGTACTATGGTAGAGAGGTCAGAGCAGGATATGCGTGAAATGGAAGCTCTTTTAGAGAAAGGACTGAGTGATGAAGAGGTAAAAGATCTTAAGAAATATTTAGACCGGATGCTTTTGAATCTGGATGTGGATATTGCCTGTCCGAAGAATTCTTTCTGTGGTGGCATGAAAAAATAGAAACACTAGATATTGTGGTTGATGATGCAGGATATACAAGTGAAAAAAATGACGAAGAAATCACCTTAAATTTGGTAATAGTGAATAAAGACCGCGTATTTACTGGGGTTGCAACGATCGATTCTGCCCGGATATCATAAAAGCGGGAAAATATATATGTTCCAAACACATTGACAAAGACACAATATATTGTATAATAAGTACTCGTAGGTTATGCGGCCGTTTGGGTATGGCAGGCAGCCATCAGTCAGAAACAGAAAGGGATTTGATCGGAAATGAAAATTATTAAAAGAAGCGGTATGGAGGATACCTTTGATATTAAAAAAATTGAGGCGGCGATCCGCAGGGCGAACAACAGCGTTATTGATTATGAGAAGCTGACAGATAAGCAGATTGATGAGATATCAAAAAATGTGGAAATTGCCTGTGAAAATATGAAACGTTCTCCAAGTGTAGAAGAGATTCAGGATATGGTAGAGAACCAGATCATGAATCAGCGTGCATTTAATGTGGCACGAAACTATATTACATACCGTTACAAACAGGAACTGGTGCGCAAATCCAACTCAACGGATGAACAGATCTTAAGTTTGTTAGAGTGTAATAATGAGGAAGTAAAACAGGAAAATTCAAATAAAAATCCAACGGTAAACAGCGTGCAGAGAGATTATATGGCAGGAGAGGTCAGCAAAGATATCACAAAGAGATTTTTGCTGCCGCCGGATATCGTGGAGGCGCACGAGCAGGGAATCATTCATTTTCATGATGCGGATTATTTTGCACAGCATATGCACAACTGCTGTCTGGTCAATTTAGAGGATATGCTTCAGAACGGAACTGTTATCAGCGAAACAATGATTGACCGTCCGAAGAGTTTCTCTACAGCATGCAATATCGCAACACAGGCAATCGCACAGATCGCAAGTTCCCAGTACGGTGGACAGAGTATCTCACTTTCCCATCTGGCACCGTTCGTACAGGTCAGCCGTGAAAAATACCGTAAACAGGTTCGTGCAGAACTTGAGGCGATCGGAGTTGAACCGACAGAGGATAAGGTGAAAAAAATTGCTGAGATCCGTGTAAAAGAAGAGATCAACCGTGGCGTACAGATGATCCAGTATCAGGTGATCACCCTGATGACAACAAACGGACAGGCACCGTTTATTACAGTATTTATGTATCTTGATGAGGTGCCGGAAGGCCAGCTTCGTGATGATCTTGCAGCCGTGATCGAGGAAATGCTTCACCAGAGAATCCTTGGAGTGAAAAATGAGCAGGGC
The Roseburia rectibacter DNA segment above includes these coding regions:
- a CDS encoding MarR family winged helix-turn-helix transcriptional regulator, with translation MHTDTIGYKIRLIHNQIHKRMEAKKQENEKEPLTGMQRWTLGFLRDHDGKDIYQKDIETEFSVSRATASNMLAVMERKGLVRRETVEHDARLKKLVLTDKARTMVERSEQDMREMEALLEKGLSDEEVKDLKKYLDRMLLNLDVDIACPKNSFCGGMKK